A portion of the Natronococcus sp. AD-5 genome contains these proteins:
- a CDS encoding vWA domain-containing protein — protein MQRGTVRAVTTLAVAAMLVLAGCSFGGNVHVPGGEDAEDDLGYAAGGAQDVDNFRDNVEAGYLPIRSDITHEGLFYDYYFETGDRDCDESFCPAYSRAVTADPLSNETERYLSVGLNSNLEASEFERENLNLVVVLDVSGSMDSGMSESHYDGDGPEERPAETKPKMDAANEATVALLDQLEDDDRFALVTFDDRAETVASLERVDDRDRDALEEEILAIEADGGTNLGSGMDRARELVGPHADEEGYDTRVVYLTDAMPNAGDTSAGGLGSRLEADAERGIHSTFVGVGMDFNSELVGEITAVRGGNYYAVHSAERFEERMGEEFEYVVTPMVYDLELAVESEGYEIEEVYGSPDADEATGELLSVNTLFPSPTEGGASKGGVVLLELNETGVDPDPELTASYEDRDGERHETTERVTFDDRKAEYFETDAVRKAVVLSRYATLMENWIDHERASLAGDDPEAPDGGLERTDANDLGRWERQSADLQVSPAYAERIDAFRDHFAAEVDAVEDDSLERELETMATILEAAEEKAG, from the coding sequence ATGCAACGAGGAACGGTGCGCGCGGTGACGACGCTGGCGGTCGCGGCGATGCTGGTGCTCGCGGGCTGTTCGTTCGGCGGCAACGTCCACGTACCCGGCGGTGAGGACGCCGAGGACGACCTCGGCTACGCCGCCGGCGGCGCGCAGGACGTCGACAACTTCCGGGACAACGTCGAGGCGGGCTACCTGCCGATCCGCTCCGACATCACCCACGAGGGACTGTTCTACGACTACTACTTCGAAACGGGCGATCGCGACTGCGACGAGTCGTTCTGTCCGGCATACAGTCGGGCCGTGACGGCCGATCCCCTCTCGAACGAGACCGAACGATACCTTTCGGTCGGATTGAATTCGAACCTCGAGGCGTCCGAATTCGAACGTGAGAACCTCAACCTCGTGGTCGTCCTCGACGTCTCCGGGTCGATGGACTCGGGGATGTCCGAGTCCCATTACGACGGCGACGGTCCCGAAGAGCGACCGGCGGAGACGAAACCGAAGATGGACGCCGCGAACGAGGCTACCGTCGCCCTCCTCGACCAACTGGAGGACGACGACCGCTTCGCGCTCGTCACCTTCGACGACCGGGCCGAGACCGTCGCCTCCCTCGAGCGCGTCGACGACCGCGACCGCGATGCGCTTGAGGAAGAGATCCTCGCGATCGAGGCCGACGGCGGGACGAACCTCGGGTCGGGCATGGATCGGGCCCGCGAGCTGGTCGGGCCGCACGCGGACGAGGAGGGCTACGACACCCGGGTCGTCTACCTCACCGACGCGATGCCGAACGCCGGCGACACGAGCGCCGGCGGACTCGGATCGCGCCTCGAGGCCGACGCGGAGCGGGGCATCCACTCGACGTTCGTCGGCGTCGGGATGGACTTCAACTCGGAACTGGTCGGCGAGATCACGGCCGTCCGCGGCGGCAACTACTATGCCGTTCACTCGGCCGAGCGCTTCGAGGAGCGGATGGGCGAGGAGTTCGAGTACGTGGTCACGCCGATGGTATACGACCTCGAGCTCGCCGTCGAGTCGGAGGGCTACGAGATCGAGGAGGTCTACGGTTCGCCGGACGCCGACGAGGCGACCGGCGAACTGCTGTCCGTCAACACGCTGTTCCCCTCGCCGACGGAAGGCGGCGCCAGCAAGGGTGGAGTCGTCCTCTTGGAACTGAACGAGACCGGCGTCGATCCCGACCCCGAGCTGACGGCAAGTTACGAAGACCGCGACGGCGAGCGCCACGAGACGACAGAGCGCGTGACGTTCGACGACCGCAAGGCGGAGTACTTCGAAACCGACGCCGTCCGCAAGGCCGTCGTCCTCTCGCGGTACGCCACCCTGATGGAGAACTGGATCGACCACGAGCGCGCCTCGCTCGCCGGCGACGACCCCGAGGCTCCCGACGGCGGCCTCGAGCGAACCGACGCGAACGACCTCGGTCGGTGGGAGCGACAGTCGGCGGACTTGCAGGTTTCGCCCGCGTACGCCGAGCGCATCGACGCCTTCCGCGACCACTTCGCCGCCGAGGTCGACGCCGTCGAGGACGACTCGCTCGAGCGGGAACTCGAGACGATGGCGACGATCCTCGAGGCGGCTGAGGAGAAGGCGGGGTAA
- a CDS encoding ribonuclease J yields the protein MEIEIATIGGYEEVGRQMTAVRAGDDVVIFDMGLNLSQVLIHDNVETERMHSLDLIDMGAIPDDRVMSDLEGDVQAIVPTHGHLDHIGAISKLAHRYNAPVVATPFTIELVKQQIESEQKFGVENDLIKMEAGETMSIGDSGKVDLEFVNVTHSIIDAINPVLHTPEGAVVYGLDKRMDHTPVIGDPIDMERFREIGREGNGVLCYIEDCTNANKKGRTPSENVAREHLRDVLYSMEDYDGGIVATTFSSHIARVKSLVEFADDIGRQPVLLGRSMEKYSGTAERLDFVDFPTDLGMFGHRKSVDRTFKRIMNEGKENFLPVVTGHQGEPRAMLTRMARGETPYELDDGDKVVFSARVIPEPTNEGQRYQAEKLLGMQGARVYDDIHVSGHLCQEGHYSMLDALQPQHIIPAHQDLKGYSGYVNLCENRGYKMGRDLHTTRNGNLIQLVD from the coding sequence ATGGAAATCGAAATTGCAACAATTGGCGGTTACGAGGAAGTCGGGCGGCAGATGACCGCCGTCCGCGCCGGTGACGACGTCGTCATCTTCGACATGGGACTGAACCTCTCGCAGGTTCTCATCCACGACAACGTCGAAACCGAGCGAATGCACAGTCTCGATCTGATCGACATGGGCGCGATTCCGGACGACCGGGTCATGTCCGACCTCGAGGGCGACGTTCAGGCGATCGTCCCGACCCACGGCCACCTGGACCACATCGGCGCCATCTCGAAGCTGGCCCACCGGTACAACGCGCCGGTCGTCGCCACGCCGTTTACGATCGAACTCGTCAAACAGCAGATCGAGAGCGAGCAGAAGTTCGGCGTCGAGAACGACCTGATCAAGATGGAGGCCGGCGAGACGATGTCGATCGGCGACTCCGGCAAGGTCGACCTCGAGTTCGTCAACGTCACCCACTCGATCATCGACGCCATCAACCCGGTCCTGCACACGCCCGAGGGCGCGGTCGTCTACGGGCTGGACAAGCGCATGGACCACACGCCGGTCATCGGCGACCCGATCGACATGGAGCGATTCCGCGAGATCGGTCGCGAGGGTAACGGCGTCCTCTGTTACATCGAGGACTGTACGAACGCGAACAAGAAGGGGCGGACGCCCTCGGAAAACGTCGCTCGCGAACACCTCCGCGACGTCCTCTACAGCATGGAGGACTACGACGGCGGGATCGTCGCGACGACGTTCTCGAGTCACATCGCCCGCGTGAAGAGCCTCGTCGAGTTCGCCGACGACATCGGGCGCCAGCCCGTGCTGCTCGGTCGCTCGATGGAGAAGTACTCCGGCACCGCCGAACGACTCGACTTCGTCGACTTCCCCACCGACCTGGGAATGTTCGGCCACCGCAAGTCCGTCGACCGCACGTTCAAGCGAATCATGAACGAGGGCAAGGAGAACTTCCTGCCCGTCGTGACGGGCCACCAGGGCGAGCCCCGCGCGATGCTCACCCGGATGGCCCGCGGCGAGACGCCGTACGAACTGGACGACGGCGACAAGGTCGTCTTCTCCGCGCGAGTCATCCCGGAGCCGACCAACGAGGGCCAGCGCTACCAGGCCGAGAAGCTCCTCGGCATGCAGGGCGCTCGCGTCTACGACGACATCCACGTCTCGGGTCACCTCTGCCAGGAGGGCCACTACTCGATGCTCGACGCGCTGCAGCCCCAGCACATCATTCCCGCCCACCAGGACCTGAAGGGCTACTCGGGCTACGTCAACCTCTGTGAGAACCGGGGGTACAAGATGGGCCGCGACCTCCACACCACGCGCAACGGGAACCTCATCCAGCTCGTCGACTGA
- the idsA3 gene encoding geranylfarnesyl diphosphate synthase has product MTSPEAREEAVLEAVRKRRELVNEAIPDELPIQRPERLYEASRYLLDAGGKRLRPTVLLATAEALADVEPLSREYREFPTLDERAEPSADDASGRPRAPETIDAMAAAVSVEVIQSFTLIHDDIMDDDDLRRGVPAVHKEYDLETAILAGDTLYSKAFEIMLETGADPDRAVEALGVLATTCTKICEGQSLDVTFEERDDVDPEEYLEMVEQKTAVLYAASACLPAVLMGGDDETIDALYGYGLDIGRAFQIQDDVLDLTVPSEQLGKQRGSDLVENKQTLITVHARKQGVDIDGLVDTNDVEAVTEAEIDDAVAELEAAGSIDYANDTARDLVAQGKERLEVLPDNEARELLCQLADYLIERGY; this is encoded by the coding sequence ATGACGAGCCCCGAGGCGCGTGAAGAGGCGGTGCTCGAGGCGGTCCGAAAGCGCCGCGAGCTGGTCAACGAGGCGATCCCGGACGAGCTCCCGATCCAGCGTCCCGAGCGGCTCTACGAGGCGTCGCGGTACCTGCTGGACGCGGGCGGCAAGCGACTCCGGCCGACCGTCCTGCTGGCGACCGCGGAGGCGCTCGCCGACGTCGAACCGCTCTCGCGGGAGTACCGGGAGTTTCCCACCCTCGACGAGCGCGCGGAACCATCCGCGGACGACGCGAGCGGCCGGCCGCGAGCGCCCGAGACGATCGACGCGATGGCCGCCGCCGTCAGCGTCGAGGTCATCCAGTCGTTCACGCTGATCCACGACGACATCATGGACGACGACGACCTCCGCCGAGGCGTGCCCGCCGTTCACAAGGAGTACGACCTCGAGACGGCTATTCTGGCCGGCGATACGCTCTACTCGAAGGCGTTCGAGATCATGCTCGAGACGGGCGCCGACCCCGATCGGGCGGTCGAGGCGCTCGGCGTCCTCGCGACGACGTGTACGAAGATCTGCGAGGGGCAGTCGCTGGACGTCACCTTCGAGGAACGCGACGACGTCGACCCCGAGGAGTACCTCGAGATGGTCGAACAGAAGACGGCCGTCCTCTACGCCGCCTCGGCGTGTCTCCCGGCGGTCCTGATGGGGGGGGACGACGAGACGATCGACGCCCTCTACGGCTACGGACTCGACATCGGCCGCGCGTTCCAGATTCAGGACGACGTCCTCGATCTGACCGTCCCGAGCGAGCAGCTCGGGAAACAGCGGGGGAGCGACCTCGTCGAGAACAAACAGACGTTGATCACCGTCCACGCTCGCAAACAGGGTGTCGACATCGACGGGCTGGTCGACACGAACGACGTCGAAGCGGTTACGGAGGCCGAGATCGACGACGCGGTCGCGGAACTCGAGGCCGCGGGCTCGATCGACTACGCCAACGATACGGCCCGCGATCTGGTCGCCCAGGGGAAGGAGCGGCTCGAAGTCCTCCCGGACAACGAGGCTCGCGAGTTGCTGTGCCAGCTGGCGGATTACCTGATCGAACGCGGCTACTGA
- a CDS encoding DUF456 domain-containing protein produces the protein MVDAVALFAIALLVGGVVGTVVPLVPGGLLSVSGLVLYWWNSGFTEPGPVSIAVLAALGVITLLVEFFGGSIAAKAGGASWGTTGAAAVVGIALMIVTGPLGLLIGLFGTVFLLEYARGGTVDHSGRSAFYATVGILASTAVQVLLTISILLGFLVAVFVF, from the coding sequence ATGGTCGATGCGGTTGCCCTCTTCGCGATTGCGCTGCTCGTCGGCGGCGTCGTCGGAACCGTCGTTCCCCTCGTTCCCGGAGGTCTGCTCTCGGTTTCCGGCCTCGTTCTCTACTGGTGGAACTCCGGGTTCACCGAGCCCGGGCCGGTCTCGATCGCGGTGTTGGCGGCCCTCGGCGTGATCACGCTACTCGTCGAGTTCTTCGGCGGTTCGATCGCCGCGAAAGCCGGCGGCGCCTCCTGGGGGACGACCGGGGCCGCCGCCGTCGTCGGCATCGCGCTCATGATCGTCACCGGCCCGCTCGGCCTGCTGATCGGCCTTTTCGGAACCGTGTTTCTGCTCGAGTACGCTCGAGGGGGGACCGTGGATCACAGCGGCCGGTCGGCGTTCTACGCGACGGTCGGGATCCTCGCCTCGACGGCGGTTCAGGTCCTGCTGACGATTTCGATCCTGCTCGGATTCCTCGTCGCCGTGTTCGTGTTCTGA
- the mvk gene encoding mevalonate kinase produces the protein MTRSSAPGKVYLFGEHAVVYGEPAVPCAIERRARVGVQRRDDGKLRVHAEDLSLDGFTVEYNGSADQQPDVDVSESLVSAAMGYVDGAIEQVRDVTGDDDVGFDVTIESDIPLGAGLGSSAAVVVAAIDAATRELGVTLEPDEIAERAFRTEYEVQDGQASRADTFCSATGGAVRVEGDDCGSIEAPDLPLVIGFDGGAGDTGELVAGVRRLREEYAFASDTVETIGDVVRNGEDALAASDLEELGRLMNFNHGLLSALGVSSRSLDSMVWAARDAGAYGAKLTGAGGGGCIVALDPTDETETALSYTPGCEETFRAKLADEGVKRIE, from the coding sequence ATGACACGCTCGAGCGCTCCCGGGAAGGTGTATCTCTTCGGGGAGCACGCGGTTGTCTACGGCGAGCCCGCGGTGCCGTGTGCGATCGAACGGCGGGCTCGCGTCGGTGTGCAACGACGGGACGACGGGAAGCTCCGCGTCCACGCCGAGGATCTCAGTCTCGACGGGTTCACGGTCGAGTACAACGGCAGCGCGGACCAGCAGCCGGACGTCGACGTCTCCGAATCGCTCGTCTCGGCGGCGATGGGGTACGTCGACGGCGCGATCGAGCAGGTTCGCGACGTGACCGGCGACGACGACGTCGGCTTCGACGTGACGATCGAGAGCGACATCCCGCTGGGGGCCGGCCTCGGCTCCTCCGCGGCGGTGGTCGTCGCCGCCATCGACGCCGCGACTCGCGAACTCGGCGTCACGCTCGAGCCCGACGAGATCGCCGAGCGAGCCTTCCGGACGGAGTACGAGGTTCAGGACGGCCAGGCCTCCCGCGCGGACACGTTCTGCTCGGCGACCGGCGGCGCGGTCAGGGTCGAGGGCGACGACTGCGGCTCGATCGAGGCGCCGGACCTCCCGCTGGTGATCGGCTTCGACGGCGGCGCGGGCGACACCGGCGAACTGGTCGCCGGCGTCCGGCGCCTGCGCGAGGAGTACGCGTTCGCGAGCGACACCGTCGAGACGATCGGCGACGTGGTCCGCAACGGCGAGGACGCGCTCGCGGCGAGCGACCTCGAGGAGCTCGGCCGGCTGATGAACTTCAACCACGGGCTGCTGTCGGCGCTCGGCGTCTCCTCGCGCTCGCTCGATTCGATGGTCTGGGCGGCGCGAGACGCCGGCGCCTACGGCGCGAAGCTGACCGGCGCCGGCGGCGGGGGCTGTATCGTCGCGCTCGACCCCACCGACGAGACCGAGACCGCGCTCTCGTACACGCCCGGCTGCGAGGAGACCTTCCGGGCGAAACTCGCCGACGAGGGGGTGAAGCGGATCGAATGA
- a CDS encoding DUF2270 domain-containing protein: protein MAQKSAKDVDPTDANHREMGEGLFEEEMAPGSSMAHLYRGEVHRMKYWRERLDRTSNWAVLVMSGVLTWGFSGPDRPHYILLLGMAALSAFLLMEAQRYRGYDLWRGRVRTLQKNVFAYGLDPSTGLPDPAWRKKLSRDYRTPVIKISREEAIAHRLRRIYLLLFTVMFAAWVIHVTAFTPEPWPASAAIGAIPGYYTASALVALYFGAVITAVRPRTWQAEDELHTRDIGKYR, encoded by the coding sequence ATGGCTCAGAAATCAGCGAAAGACGTCGATCCAACCGACGCTAACCACCGCGAAATGGGCGAGGGACTCTTCGAGGAAGAGATGGCTCCCGGCTCGTCGATGGCACACCTGTATCGCGGTGAGGTCCATCGAATGAAATACTGGCGAGAACGACTCGATCGGACGTCGAATTGGGCCGTCCTCGTCATGAGCGGCGTCCTCACGTGGGGGTTTTCGGGTCCCGATCGCCCGCACTACATCCTCTTGTTGGGGATGGCGGCGTTGAGCGCCTTCTTACTGATGGAGGCACAGCGCTATCGCGGCTACGATCTGTGGCGCGGACGCGTTCGCACTCTTCAGAAAAACGTCTTTGCGTACGGGTTAGATCCCTCGACGGGACTTCCGGATCCGGCCTGGCGGAAGAAATTAAGTCGAGACTATCGGACGCCCGTTATTAAAATCTCCAGGGAAGAGGCGATCGCGCATCGCCTCCGCCGGATTTACCTGCTGCTCTTCACGGTCATGTTCGCTGCGTGGGTGATCCACGTCACCGCGTTCACGCCTGAGCCGTGGCCAGCAAGCGCCGCTATCGGGGCGATACCCGGCTACTACACGGCCAGCGCGCTCGTCGCGCTTTATTTCGGCGCAGTTATCACCGCCGTGCGTCCGCGGACGTGGCAGGCAGAGGATGAGCTTCACACGCGAGATATCGGAAAGTACCGGTAG
- a CDS encoding DUF7853 family protein: MRRPSTDSISYRDLHSLSLQNGLATPLQPFSTSTHLSAPAMIPSSRHHESALDLSREEQWVLHHVILDRMELEARAPADTNPPPVAVYRVFEKLEAGTHRFSRCERQCLRDELDRYAEAADTPERDRPIAERLLDKLQRTESTSSAAEPMP; the protein is encoded by the coding sequence ATGCGTCGTCCATCTACCGATAGTATCTCGTATCGAGACTTACATTCGCTCTCACTCCAAAATGGTTTGGCGACACCCCTTCAGCCCTTCTCGACGAGCACTCATCTATCGGCCCCAGCCATGATCCCTTCGAGCAGACACCACGAATCCGCCCTCGACCTGTCCCGAGAAGAGCAGTGGGTGTTGCACCACGTAATACTCGACCGGATGGAGTTGGAAGCGCGGGCCCCCGCCGACACCAATCCGCCGCCGGTCGCCGTGTACCGCGTGTTCGAAAAACTCGAAGCTGGGACGCATCGATTCTCCCGTTGCGAACGCCAGTGTCTGAGAGACGAGTTAGACCGGTACGCCGAAGCCGCGGATACGCCGGAGCGCGATCGACCGATCGCGGAACGACTCCTCGACAAACTTCAGCGGACAGAATCCACGAGTTCCGCGGCCGAACCGATGCCGTAG
- a CDS encoding glutamate--tRNA ligase, with the protein MDDDLRERVEREAEKHGLLNAVKHESDADVGAVMGPLMGDNPEFREHADEVPGVIGGVVGRVNDLEYDEKRARLEELAPEELVEIEAEDREDEHDLPELPRDDEYDEIRMRCAPNPNGPWHVGHARMPAVIGTYKERYDGWFCVRFDDTDPETKRPDLEAYDAILEDLDYLGFEPDATFKASDRLDIYYDHARKLIDMGGAYTCSCSGEEFSELKNSGEACPHRDKDPETVLSEFEDMIGGVYDSGEMVLRVKTDIEHKNPALRDWVAFRMIDTTHPREEAEEFRCWPMLDFQSAIDDHVIAITHIIRGIDLQDSAKRQGFLYDYFGWDYPEVVHWGHVQIDAYDVKMSTSTIGELIADGELDGWDDPRAPTLKSLRRRGIRGEAIVDAMAGLGTSTSDVDLAMSTIYANNRELIDDETDRRFLVRDGNQVPLGGSPPDEANPPVHPDHEDRGVREIPVGESVMLEPEDVPQREERVWLKGLGCFQYTRDSLQYTGEDIEVVREGDVDVVHWVPARESVPVRMRTMEGDVTGRAEPGVADLATDEMVQFERVGFARIDGVPGDGREDEEIVTYYAHP; encoded by the coding sequence ATGGACGACGACTTGCGCGAACGCGTCGAACGCGAGGCGGAGAAACACGGCCTGCTGAACGCGGTGAAACACGAGAGCGACGCCGACGTCGGCGCCGTGATGGGGCCGCTGATGGGCGACAACCCCGAGTTCCGCGAGCACGCCGACGAGGTGCCGGGCGTCATCGGCGGCGTCGTCGGTCGCGTCAACGATCTCGAGTACGACGAGAAGCGCGCCCGGCTCGAGGAACTCGCCCCCGAGGAGCTCGTCGAGATCGAGGCCGAGGACCGGGAGGACGAACACGACCTGCCGGAACTGCCCCGCGACGACGAGTACGACGAGATCCGGATGCGCTGTGCGCCGAACCCGAACGGCCCGTGGCACGTCGGCCACGCCCGGATGCCCGCGGTCATCGGCACCTACAAGGAGCGGTACGACGGCTGGTTCTGCGTCCGGTTCGACGACACCGACCCCGAGACGAAGCGGCCGGATCTCGAGGCCTACGACGCGATCCTCGAGGACCTCGACTACCTCGGCTTCGAGCCCGACGCGACGTTCAAGGCGAGCGACCGCCTCGACATCTACTACGACCACGCCCGGAAGCTGATCGACATGGGCGGGGCCTACACCTGCTCGTGCTCGGGCGAGGAGTTCTCGGAGCTGAAAAATAGCGGCGAGGCCTGTCCGCACCGGGACAAAGACCCCGAGACGGTGTTAAGCGAATTCGAGGACATGATCGGCGGGGTCTACGACAGCGGCGAGATGGTCCTCCGAGTGAAGACCGACATCGAGCACAAGAACCCCGCGCTGCGCGACTGGGTCGCGTTTCGAATGATCGACACGACCCACCCGCGCGAGGAAGCCGAGGAGTTCCGCTGCTGGCCGATGCTCGACTTCCAGTCGGCGATCGACGACCACGTCATCGCCATCACCCACATCATCCGCGGGATCGACCTGCAGGACTCGGCGAAACGACAGGGCTTCCTCTACGACTACTTCGGCTGGGACTACCCCGAGGTCGTCCACTGGGGGCACGTCCAGATCGACGCTTACGACGTGAAGATGAGCACCTCGACGATCGGCGAACTGATCGCGGACGGCGAACTCGACGGCTGGGACGACCCGCGAGCGCCGACGCTCAAGAGCCTCCGCCGGCGCGGCATCCGCGGTGAAGCCATCGTCGACGCGATGGCCGGCCTCGGCACCTCGACCAGCGACGTCGACCTCGCGATGAGCACGATCTACGCCAACAACCGCGAACTGATCGACGACGAGACCGACCGTCGGTTCCTCGTGCGCGACGGCAACCAGGTTCCCCTCGGCGGCAGTCCGCCGGACGAGGCGAATCCGCCGGTGCACCCCGACCACGAGGACCGCGGCGTCCGCGAGATTCCCGTCGGCGAGTCCGTCATGCTCGAACCCGAGGACGTGCCCCAGCGCGAGGAGCGCGTCTGGCTCAAGGGGCTGGGCTGTTTCCAGTACACCCGCGACAGCCTCCAGTACACGGGCGAGGACATCGAGGTCGTTCGCGAGGGCGACGTCGACGTCGTCCACTGGGTTCCGGCCCGCGAGAGCGTTCCCGTCCGGATGCGAACGATGGAGGGCGACGTGACCGGACGCGCCGAACCCGGCGTCGCCGACCTCGCGACCGACGAGATGGTGCAGTTCGAGCGCGTCGGCTTCGCACGCATCGACGGCGTACCGGGAGACGGCCGCGAGGACGAGGAGATCGTTACGTACTACGCACACCCCTGA
- a CDS encoding twin-arginine translocation signal domain-containing protein — protein MRETGSTTRRNVLKIAGAAGATALIAGCSDGGGNGGNGGGGGNGGESQEGGQPVPIEPDTRIVFEAQTQYWLGVEPEDIADQENPTLALQDGESYEIGWEEGDGATHNIELVDDSDEVVDDYQTEEATEGGPEQFIEFDMSGDIAEYVCRPHQGTMRGTIEMEGGG, from the coding sequence ATGAGGGAAACAGGTTCGACTACCCGACGTAACGTTCTCAAAATCGCCGGCGCTGCTGGTGCAACAGCGCTCATTGCGGGCTGTTCCGACGGCGGTGGCAACGGCGGAAACGGCGGGGGCGGCGGAAACGGAGGAGAGTCGCAAGAGGGCGGCCAGCCGGTCCCGATCGAACCCGATACCCGAATCGTCTTCGAAGCTCAAACCCAGTACTGGCTCGGCGTCGAACCCGAAGACATCGCGGATCAGGAGAACCCGACGCTCGCCCTTCAGGACGGCGAATCGTACGAGATCGGCTGGGAGGAGGGCGACGGCGCGACCCACAACATCGAACTCGTCGACGACAGCGACGAGGTCGTCGACGACTACCAGACCGAGGAAGCTACCGAGGGTGGCCCAGAGCAGTTCATCGAGTTCGACATGAGCGGCGATATCGCGGAGTACGTCTGCCGGCCGCACCAGGGTACGATGCGCGGTACGATCGAGATGGAGGGCGGCGGGTGA
- a CDS encoding isopentenyl phosphate kinase — protein MIVLKLGGSVITDKERAETLDGEALDRAADAVAAALESTSESLAEGLVVVHGGGSFGHHNASEHGVTTTAGTRDATAVHDVHGAMKTLNAFVLSRLLEREVPAVPVHPFSAGHRDGEGDLQLPTGQITTLLEEGFVPALHGDVIGHAGRGATIVSGDELVVELATSLEADRVGLCSTVPGVLDADDAVIERIDSYAAVESVLGGSEATDVTGGMAAKVRALLALEANASIFGLDELGGFLEGAEPGTTIE, from the coding sequence ATGATCGTCCTGAAACTCGGCGGCAGCGTCATCACGGACAAGGAACGCGCGGAGACGCTCGACGGCGAGGCGCTCGACCGGGCGGCCGACGCCGTCGCCGCCGCGCTCGAGTCCACCTCGGAGTCGCTCGCGGAGGGGCTCGTCGTCGTCCACGGCGGCGGCAGCTTCGGCCACCATAACGCGAGCGAGCACGGCGTCACCACGACGGCGGGAACCCGCGACGCGACGGCGGTCCACGACGTCCACGGGGCGATGAAGACGCTGAACGCGTTCGTGCTCTCGCGGTTGCTCGAGCGCGAGGTCCCGGCGGTGCCGGTCCACCCGTTCTCCGCGGGCCACCGCGACGGGGAGGGCGATCTGCAGCTTCCGACGGGGCAGATAACGACGCTGCTCGAGGAGGGGTTCGTCCCCGCCCTCCACGGCGACGTGATCGGCCACGCGGGCCGAGGCGCGACGATCGTCAGCGGCGACGAACTCGTCGTCGAACTGGCGACGTCGCTCGAGGCCGACCGCGTCGGGCTCTGCTCGACCGTCCCCGGCGTCCTCGACGCCGACGACGCCGTCATCGAACGAATCGACTCCTACGCGGCCGTCGAGAGCGTGCTCGGCGGGAGCGAAGCGACCGACGTCACCGGCGGCATGGCCGCGAAGGTGCGGGCGCTGCTCGCGCTCGAAGCGAACGCGTCGATCTTCGGGCTCGACGAACTCGGGGGATTCCTCGAGGGTGCCGAGCCGGGGACGACGATCGAGTAG